A single window of Salvia splendens isolate huo1 chromosome 8, SspV2, whole genome shotgun sequence DNA harbors:
- the LOC121745799 gene encoding protein FAR1-RELATED SEQUENCE 5-like: MNKVADKLLKNMLGSEQLKKELNACVWSELIEPDAFEETWHVIMERYGLTNNVWFSSMFASRKFLVQAFFHDFPMSSLIKTTSISESQNSFFKRYSKSRANLMQFYMNYNHALETQRSNSAKLEYYDSTKVPILRTGLEIEKHASTIYSGSAYNEIQEEIVFACFSLSCATVGVSTNIDIEVYDIKDKDSNSWTVTYSIGDDTYLCGCKKIERLGLLCSQIFYVLKHNFVKLIPEKLRGGRWLKSQFVKPIHGGFCDDQEIHLVVDKKKIAFKNLYALFIETTQTIEGNIDQINAFAAIIEEGKKQLLGEDVVLSSTQNRAMIENFYGSHVSNNIEVHPPEVVSTKGSGSRKKSKRESAIKLAMKPGRKCGNCHEIGHHDSRNCKKVNEKANQRQ, from the coding sequence ATGAATAAAGTTGCTGACAAATTGCTAAAGAACATGCTTGGTAGTGAACAATTAAAGAAGGAACTGAATGCATGTGTATGGTCAGAGTTGATAGAACCTGATGCATTTGAGGAAACTTGGCATGTTATAATGGAAAGATATGGGCTGACCAATAATGTCTGGTTTTCATCAATGTTTGCATCCAGAAAATTTTTGGTTCAAGCCTTTTTCCATGATTTTCCGATGAGTTCGTTGATAAAGACAACTTCTATATCTGAATCACAGAATAGCTTCTTCAAAAGGTACTCAAAGTCTCGGGCTAACCTTATGCAATTTTATATGAACTATAATCATGCTCTGGAGACTCAAAGAAGTAATAGTGCAAAGCTTGAATACTATGATTCAACAAAAGTGCCTATTTTGCGAACAGGATTGGAAATCGAGAAACATGCATCGACGATATATAGTGGTAGTGCTTATAATGAAATTCAAGAAGAGATAGTATTTGCATGTTTCTCTTTGTCTTGTGCAACTGTAGGAGTGTCTACCAATATAGATATTGAAGTATATGACATAAAGGACAAGGATTCAAACTCATGGACAGTGACTTACTCCATTGGTGATGACACCTATTTGTGTGGatgcaaaaaaattgaaagactTGGTCTATTGTGCAGCCAGATATTTTATGTGTTGAAACATAATTTTGTTAAGTTGATACCCGAGAAGTTGCGTGGAGGAAGATGGTTGAAGTCACAGTTTGTGAAGCCAATACATGGAGGTttttgtgatgatcaagaaatacACCTTGTTGTGGACAAGAAGAAGATTGCATTTAAAAACTTGTATGCATTATTCATTGAAACAACACAAACCATTGAAGGGAACATTGATCAAATCAATGCATTCGCTGCAATTATTGAAGAAGGTAAGAAGCAGCTTCTTGGAGAAGATGTTGTTCTGTCTTCCACACAGAATAGAGCAATGATTGAGAACTTCTATGGCTCACATGTTTCGAACAATATTGAAGTTCATCCTCCTGAGGTTGTTAGTACAAAGGGAAGTGGAAGTAGGAAGAAATCGAAGAGGGAGTCAGCAATAAAGTTAGCAATGAAACCAGGCCGAAAGTGTGGAAACTGTCATGAGATTGGACACCATGATTCTAGGAACTGCAAAAAAGTTAATGAGAAGGCAAATCAGAGGCAATGA
- the LOC121745798 gene encoding uncharacterized protein LOC121745798, with the protein MEGLIPLVYKSLKKSQTRRKYECLSSGAAAQPYNIADFYMKDDSLDREFIGRRGSVAGPHDTQSGHHRRCSSVVIEGGRGFASDGSAHPPPKKQIVRFRSHRMLSCITGA; encoded by the coding sequence ATGGAAGGGTTGATTCCATTGGTGTACAAGTCCCTGAAGAAGAGCCAGACTCGCCGGAAATACGAATGCCTCTCTTCCGGCGCAGCAGCACAGCCATACAACATCGCCGACTTCTACATGAAGGACGACAGCCTTGATCGAGAATTCATCGGCAGGAGAGGGTCCGTCGCCGGTCCCCATGACACGCAGTCGGGCCACCACCGGCGCTGCAGCTCGGTGGTGATCGAAGGTGGCCGTGGTTTTGCGTCGGATGGCAGTGCTCATCCTCCCCCTAAGAAGCAAATTGTGAGGTTTAGGAGCCACAGGATGCTGTCATGCATAACTGGTgcatga